A stretch of the Musa acuminata AAA Group cultivar baxijiao chromosome BXJ2-7, Cavendish_Baxijiao_AAA, whole genome shotgun sequence genome encodes the following:
- the LOC135616208 gene encoding alpha-humulene synthase-like codes for MEQVRSMFKDTTDILQTMELVDSIQLLGLSYHFEKEISESLKRVHDADLNCHGLYETALRFRLLRQQGYHVTPVVFNKFKDEGGSFMSTLGSDVKGLLSLYNAAYLGTHGEIILDEAISFTRNYLVSALADLKPPLTTQVSLDLETPLCRRMRRLLAREYISIYQEDATRDDAILELAKLDFNLLQSLHREELKNITKWWNDLVSSKNLSFARDRLVECYFWMLGVYFEPYYSRARVIATKVIVLTSILDDIYDVYSTLEESQRLTEAIQRWDAKVVHQLPEYMKDYYLKLIHNFEEFEDLLASDEKYRITYLKEATKELSEAYFEESKWRDQHYVPTLEEHLHVSLISSGYPMLECASFVGMREIATKEAFQWITSFPKIVQASAIICRIMNDITSHELEQTREHVASTVQCYMKEYGTDVHVACKKLQVLVDDAWKDINEECLNQTAFPVALLQRIVNFSRMMENIYKYIDGYTNSSTKTKEHISLLLVHPVPL; via the exons ATGGAGCAGGTAAGAAGCATGTTCAAGGACACTACCGACATCTTGCAAACTATGGAGTTGGTCGATTCTatccagcttcttggattgaGTTATCACTTCGAGAAAGAAATAAGTGAATCATTAAAACGAGTCCATGATGCCGATTTGAACTGTCATGGTCTCTACGAGACTGCTCTCCGGTTTCGACTGCTGAGACAACAAGGGTATCATGTGACCCCTG TTgtctttaacaagttcaaagatgaGGGAGGGAGTTTCATGTCTACCTTGGGGAGTGATGTGAAAGGACTGTTAAGCTTGTACAACGCAGCCTATCTTGGGACTCATGGGGAGATCATTCTTGATGAAGCCATCTCTTTTACGAGGAATTACCTAGTGTCTGCATTAGCTGATCTTAAACCACCATTAACAACGCAAGTGTCTCTTGACCTCGAGACACCTCTCTGTAGAAGAATGAGAAGGCTCTTGGCAAGAGAATACATATCTATATACCAAGAGGATGCCACACGAGATGATGCCATCCTGGAGCTTGCAAAGTTGGACTTCAATTTGCTGCAATCTCTTCATCGCGAGGAACTTAAGAACATTACCAA GTGGTGGAATGATTTAGTCTCCTCAAAAAATCTCAGTTTTGCTCGAGATAGATTGGTGGAATGCTATTTCTGGATGCTGGGGGTATACTTTGAACCCTACTATTCTCGTGCACGAGTGATAGCGACCAAGGTGATTGTCCTTACTTCAATTCTGGACGACATATATGATGTCTATAGCACATTGGAGGAGAGTCAACGACTAACTGAGGCAATTCAAAG GTGGGATGCGAAGGTTGTTCATCAATTACCAGAGTACATGAAGGATTATTATCTAAAGCTAATCCACAActttgaagagtttgaagatttatTGGCTTCCGATGAGAAATATCGCATAACCTATCTGAAGGAAGCG ACGAAAGAATTATCTGAAGCTTATTTTGAGGAATCCAAATGGAGAGATCAACATTACGTACCAACTTTGGAAGAACATCTACATGTTTCCCTCATCAGTTCAGGATATCCTATGCTCGAATGTGCTTCTTTCGTTGGAATGAGAGAAATAGCAACTAAGGAGGCATTTCAATGGATTACTAGTTTCCCAAAGATTGTCCAAGCTTCTGCAATAATTTGTCGTATCATGAATGACATTACTTCACATGAG TTGGAACAAACTAGGGAACATGTTGCCTCCACAGTCCAATGCTACATGAAAGAATATGGAACAGATGTGCATGTGGCATGTAAGAAGCTCCAAGTTCTAGTTGATGATGCATGGAAGGATATAAATGAAGAGTGCCTCAATCAAACTGCATTCCCTgttgctttacttcaaaggattgtTAATTTTTCACGAATGATGGAAAATATATATAAGTACATCGATGGATACACCAACTCCTCTACGAAGACAAAGGAACATATCTCTTTGTTACTTGTACATCCTGTTCCACTTTGA